A region of the Mycobacterium sp. NBC_00419 genome:
AGCGCGGCCAAAGCGGCCGCCTCCGAGGCCGCCCTGCTGGCCGCGCGCTCGTCGCTGCAGACCCACGGTGCCATCGGGTTCACCTCCGAACACGACCTGTCGCTGTGGCTGCTGCGGGTACAGGCGCTGCATTCAGCCTGGGGCGACCCCACCACCCACCGCCGTCGCGTACTGGAGGCACTGGCATGACGTCGCTGGAAGAACGGCAGATGCTGCGCGACACCGTCGTAGCCCTGATCGACAAGCACGCATCGTCGGCTGCAGTGCGTGAGGCGATGCAGTCACCCCGCGGGTACGACGAGTCGCTGTGGACGCTGCTGTGCGAGCAGGTCGGTGTCGCCGCGCTTGTGGTGCCCGAGGAGCTCGGCGGTGCTGGCGGTGAATTGGCCGACGCAGCAGCGGTTCTCGAGGAACTGGGCCGCGCCCTGGTGCCGACACCACTGCTGGGGACCACACTGGCCGAGCTCGCACTGTTGGCGGCCGACGAACCCGACGGCGAGCTGCTCGAACAACTGGCCGCAGGCGCGGCGATCGGCGCCGTCGCGCTCGATCCCGACTTTGTGGTCAACGGCGATATCGCCGACGTGGTGGTGGGCTTGGAAACGGACACAGCGGGCGCCCGCCTGGAACGCTGGAACGACGTCACCGCCGAGGTGACACCGACCGTCGATCCGACGCGCCGGCTGGCCCGGGTCACCCCCGGATCGACCGAGCCGATCGGCAACGATCCCGGCCTGGCCGACATCGCCGCGATCCTGCTGGCCGCCGAACAGGTCGGCGCGGCCGCGCGCTGTCTGGAGCTGACGGTGGCCTACACCAAGGAGCGGGTGCAGTTCGGCAGGCCGATCGGCAGTTTCCAGGCGCTCAAGCACCGGATGGCCGACCTGTACGTGTTGGTGCAATCGGCACGGGCACTGGTCGGTGACGCGGTTGCCGACCCCACGCCGGTGTCGGCGGCCCTGGCCCGGTTGTCGGCGAGCGAGGCGTTCACCACGGTCGCCGGCGAGGCCATCCAGTTGCACGGCGGCATCGCCATCACCTGGGAGCACGACATCCAGCTGTACTTCAAGCGGGCGCACGGCAGCGCCCAGCTGTTCGGGCCACCGCGCGACCAATTGCGCAGGCTCGAATCCGAGGTGTTCTAGCCTGACTTAGGTGAAGTCCACCGCGGTGAACCTGCCCCGTCCGATCGGGTACGTCCTCGGCGGGGGTGGCAGCCTGGGGGCGGTCCAGGTCGGCATGCTGCAGGCGCTCAGCGAGCGAGACATCGATCCCGACCTGGTGGCCGGTACCTCGGTCGGATCGATCAATGGGGCCGTGCTGGCGTCCGACCCGGTCGGGGCCGCCCACCGGTTGTCCCACGCGTGGGCAAGGATGACACGGGAGGAAGTGTTTCCCGGCGGTCTGATCGCCCAGGCGCTGCTGTTGCAGCGGGTCAAGACCCACCTGTTCCCCAACACCGGACTCGCCGCCGTCATCGCCGACTTTCTCGGTCCAACAACGGATTTCGCTGATCTAGTGCTGCCGTTCGCGGCCGTCACCGTTGATGTCGCCACCGCGCAGCCCTATGTACTCCAAGAAGGCCCGCTGCTGCCCGCGCTGCTGGCCAGCGCCGCCATCCCGGGCATCTATCCACCCGTCGACCACGCTGGGCATCGTCTCTACGACGGCGGCGTGGTGGCCAACGTGCCGATGCGCCAGGCAGTCGCGATGGGCGCCCGCTCGCTGGTGGTGCTGGACTGCTTCTTTCCCGGTCAGCTGCCGAGCTCGACCGACACCATCGCCGACATCATCCTGTACACCGCACTGGTGACCATGCATTCGCAATCGGTGTCCGAGGCGACGCTGCTGGCGGAGAGCATGCCGGTGGTGTACCTGCCCGGTCCCGCGCCGCGGCTGGTCTCGCCGCTGGACTTCACCCACACCGCCGAGCTGATCGAGGACGCGTACCTGTCGGCGCGGCGGTTCCTCGACGAGCTTCGCGTCGACGGACCCGGGCTGTACCGTCAGCCTCTGCCGGAGAAGGGTGCTCTAGCGTGAATCCGGTGAACGATCGCGTTGCGCTCCGGGCCGGAATTCCGCCGTTCTACGTCATGGACGTGTGGCTGGCCGCCGCCGAGCGACAGCGCACCCACGGCGATCTGGTCAACCTGTCGGCCGGCCAGCCGAAGGCGGGCGCTCCGGAGCCGGTTCGCGCAGCCGCAATGGCTGCACTGCAAGCCAATCAGCTCGGCTACACCGTCGCGCTGGGGATCCCTGAACTGCGCGAGGCCATCGCCGGCTCCTACGCCGACCGTTACGGCATCGACGTCAGCCTCGACGACGTGGTGCTGACCACCGGCTCCTCGGGTGGATTCCTGTTGGCGTTCCTGGCCTGTTTCGACGTCGGCGACCGGGTCGCGATCGCCAGCCCCGGCTACCCCTGCTACCGCAACATCCTGTCGGCCCTGGGGTGCGAGGTGGTCGAGATCGCCTGCGGTCCCGAGACTCGCTTCCAGCCGACCGCGCAGATGCTCGCCGAACTCGACCCGCCGGTGCAGGGTGTGATCGTGGCCAGCCCGGCCAACCCGACCGGGACGGTCATCGACCCCTCGGAACTGGCCGCGATCGCGACGTGGTGTGACCAGACCGGAGTGCGGCTGATCAGCGACGAGGTGTATCACGGTCTGGTCTACCCGGGTGCCCCGCCGACCTCGTGCGCCTGGCAGACCTCCCGCAATGCCATTGTGGCGAACAGCTTTTCGAAGTACTTCGCGATGACGGGATGGCGGCTGGGCTGGCTACTGGTGCCCGCCGAGCTGCGCCGGGCAGTGGACTGCCTGACGGGCAATTTCACCATCTGCCCGCCGGTGCTGCCGCAGTACGCCGCGGTGGCCGCGTTCACCCCGGAGGCCATCGCCGAGGCGCAGGGGCACCTGAACCAGTACGCCCTCAACCGCGAGACCCTGCTCAGTGGGCTACGCCAGATCGGCATCACCCGGCTGGCTCCGACCGATGGTGCGTTCTACGTCTACGCCGACGTCTCGGACTTCACCTCGGACTCGCTGAGGTTCTGCGAGAAGCTTTTGGCTGATACCGGTTTGGCGATCGCACCGGGGGTTGACTTCGACACCGTCAGCGGCAACTCGTTCGTCCGGCTGTCCTTCGCCGGCCCGGCCACCGATATCGACGAGGCACTGCGCCGGTTGGGGCCGTGGCTGGCCGGTTAGGCCGGAACCCGCGCATTCACAGCAAGCCCAGCACCTTGGCCGCGCGGTCGGCAGCCTGCGCGCCGCCCAACTGCCGCATGAGCAGCACACCGTCGATCAGGACCAGCGTGGCCTCCGCCTCGGCACGGCGCTGCTTGGGGGTGCCGCGGAAGAACCCGGACAGCCAGCCGACCCACCCGTCGACCAGTGCTGCGGCCAGCTCCTGGAACGGTTGCACGCCCGCCGCCGCCAGCCCGCAGGCCTCGAAGTAGACGGCGAAGATGGCATCGGTGTCCTCATCGGCCAGAACCGCGTAGGCGGTCTTCGCCAGCTGGCGGTGGCCCGCTGCCGGTCCGGTGAACGCGGTGGCCAGTACTGCCTGCAGGCGGTTGCCGATCTCGATCAGAACGTCGCTGACAAGCGTTGTCTTGCTGGGAAAGTAGTAGACGACAACGCGGTCGCTGGTTGCCATCCGTTTGGCGAGTCGCCCGAAGGTCAGCGCACCCAGTCCGTCGGTCAATGCCAGTCCTACGGCGCCTTCGAGAAGCTGCTCGCGCGTGAATTTGTGCCCCATCAGGGTCTTGATTGTAGTAGTAACTACATTTATGGTTCGTAGTAACCACTACAAACCACTGGAAGGTGGGCCATGACCGCACTGTCGACAGCACCTCAGAAACACCCCGGCGCAACTGCCATGTCGGTCATCCGGATGTTCGCCGGCGCGATCAGCTGGGTCAGCCCCGCGCTGTCGTCACGCGCATTCGGCCTCGGACCGATCGCAGCCGGCGGCAGCCCCGGATTGGTGGCCCGGCTCTTCGGGATCCGCGACTTCGTCCTGGGCGCGGCGGTACACCATCCGGACCCCAGCGTGCGCAAAGCCGTCCTGCAGGCCGGGATCGTTTGCGACTCCGCTGACGTCGTCGCCTCCCTGATCGCAGTGCGGGCCGGCGCGCCCAAGACCACGCTGCTCGGCGCTACGGCGGGCGCTGCTCTGTTTGTTGCGCTTGGCGCGAGTGCCCTCAAAAGCTCACGCTGAATAGCAATCTCAGCCGGGTGCTCCACCCACCGTCCATGGTGTAGGACACGGCGAGCACCAGCGCTATAGATTGCGGTTCGGGTGTTGTCGCTCTCCGGCGGAGGGTCGAGGCAGTTCGAGGAGGGATAGGGCGTGCGTTCCCAACTGACGATCGGCGAGTTCGCCACGGTGACACACCTGAGTGTGCGGACGCTGCGGCGCTACCACGAGGCCGGACTACTCGAGCCGGCATCGGTCGACTCGATCTCGGGCTACCGGTACTACTCGCCCGAGCAGATTCCCACCGCTCAGGTGATCCACCAACTCCGCCGGCTTGATCTGCCACTAGCCGAGGTCCGGTCGATCCTCTCCACCGACGATCCGCAGGAACGGGCTGAGGTGATCGCGGGTCACTTGCAGCGACTGGAGGCCGAGTTGACCCGCACCCAGGCGGCCGTCGTGTCGCTGCGACGGCTGCTGCGCCCGGACCCGGCCGAAGTTCACGTCGAGCTGCGCTCAGTGCCTGCCCGCACCGTCGCCGCGATCACCGATCAAGTGCGCGTTGGTGATTCGCTGCGCTGGTACGACGCTGCGATGGCCGAGCTGGATGAGGCCTTCCCACCCGGGGAACGCACCGGACCGCCCGGTGGGCACTACGCGAATGCGCTGTTCACCCACGGCGCCGGAGCGATGACGGTTTTCCGGTCGGTGCATACCCCGCGGCGATCCGGCCGCATCGACGTCGTCGAACTTCCGGCGGCGGACCTCGCCGTCGCCGTCCATCCGGGATCGCACGACGACATCGACGTGACCTACGGCCGCCTCGGCGCGTGGGTCGTCAGCCACGCGTTGGCCGTCGACGGACCGATTCACGAGACCTACGCAGTCGGGCCTCGTGACACCGAAGACTCGACCAGCTGGCGGACCGAGATCGGCTGGCCGGTGTTTCAACTCGCCCCCGCACCGGGGTAGTTCCAGGTCAGTTCGCCGACGGGAAGTCCGCGGCGCGGGACAGCGCCTCGTTGGCGCGGACCTCTGCGAGCGAACTCTCGAGCATTGCGACGACCGCGTCGACCCCGCTGCTGCCGAGGACCAGCCGTCGAGGAGCCGGATCCTGTGCCATGGCGGCGATCACCGCACGAACCCCGCGCTGCGGGTCACCGGGCTGAGTGCCGTCCTGCTCCACCATCGCCGAGCGGACCTGCTCCAACATCGGCCGGTAGGCGGCGATGGATTCGGCGATCGGCTCGTCGGCGAAGCCGGCGTAGGCCTGGGTGCGGAAGGCTCCCGGCTCGACCGCGATCACCTGAATACCGAGCGGCGCGACCTCGTCGCGGAGTACCTCGGTGACGGCCTCGACGGCGAACTTGGTCGCACTGTAGTAGCCGAATCCGGTGACGCCACTACGCCCCGCCACCGAGGACATATTGACGATCCACCCGTTTCTGCGGGCGCGCATACCCGGAAGCACAGTCCGGATGACGGCGAGCAGCGCGAAGAAATTCAGCTCGAACATCGCGCGGACATCGGTGTCCGCCATGCCTTCGATCGACCCGTACTGCCCGCGTCCGGCGTTATTGACCAGCACGTCGATGCCGCCGAAGTGCTGCTCGGCAGTTCCGACCGCGGTCTGCACCTGCCCTGCATCGGTGACGTCGAGCGGCACAACCAACACCCGGTCGCCGTATGCCCCGGCCCAGCCTTCCAGTTCCGCGGGCCGCCGTGCCGTGAGCACCACCCGGTCGCCGATCTCCAGTGCGGCCTCGGCGTAGGCCATCCCGAATCCACCCGGGGTGCCGCCGGTGATGAACCAGTTCTTCGTCATCGTTCAGGGCTCGATGACGAGTCGGGTGATGAGGTCGTCTTCCAGCGTGAACCGGTAGTGCAGGTCGGCGACCCCGCCGGGGAAGTTTCCAACCAGGCGCTGGAGCGCGTCGATGTGTGCGGCATCCGTCGCGGTGGCTCCGGTGAACTCGGTCGTGAAGGTGTACTCGCTGCCCGCACTACCCAGCCACTTCTCGATCGCCTCGCGGCCATGCTCGGTGTGGCC
Encoded here:
- a CDS encoding TetR/AcrR family transcriptional regulator; its protein translation is MGHKFTREQLLEGAVGLALTDGLGALTFGRLAKRMATSDRVVVYYFPSKTTLVSDVLIEIGNRLQAVLATAFTGPAAGHRQLAKTAYAVLADEDTDAIFAVYFEACGLAAAGVQPFQELAAALVDGWVGWLSGFFRGTPKQRRAEAEATLVLIDGVLLMRQLGGAQAADRAAKVLGLL
- a CDS encoding SDR family NAD(P)-dependent oxidoreductase, with the translated sequence MTKNWFITGGTPGGFGMAYAEAALEIGDRVVLTARRPAELEGWAGAYGDRVLVVPLDVTDAGQVQTAVGTAEQHFGGIDVLVNNAGRGQYGSIEGMADTDVRAMFELNFFALLAVIRTVLPGMRARRNGWIVNMSSVAGRSGVTGFGYYSATKFAVEAVTEVLRDEVAPLGIQVIAVEPGAFRTQAYAGFADEPIAESIAAYRPMLEQVRSAMVEQDGTQPGDPQRGVRAVIAAMAQDPAPRRLVLGSSGVDAVVAMLESSLAEVRANEALSRAADFPSAN
- the ipdE2 gene encoding acyl-CoA dehydrogenase IpdE2 → MTSLEERQMLRDTVVALIDKHASSAAVREAMQSPRGYDESLWTLLCEQVGVAALVVPEELGGAGGELADAAAVLEELGRALVPTPLLGTTLAELALLAADEPDGELLEQLAAGAAIGAVALDPDFVVNGDIADVVVGLETDTAGARLERWNDVTAEVTPTVDPTRRLARVTPGSTEPIGNDPGLADIAAILLAAEQVGAAARCLELTVAYTKERVQFGRPIGSFQALKHRMADLYVLVQSARALVGDAVADPTPVSAALARLSASEAFTTVAGEAIQLHGGIAITWEHDIQLYFKRAHGSAQLFGPPRDQLRRLESEVF
- a CDS encoding nuclear transport factor 2 family protein, whose protein sequence is MTTDNTESTMAWNALPAVVRTYLTAHRSGDVAAAIDTFTTDAAVTDEGHTEHGREAIEKWLGSAGSEYTFTTEFTGATATDAAHIDALQRLVGNFPGGVADLHYRFTLEDDLITRLVIEP
- a CDS encoding pyridoxal phosphate-dependent aminotransferase, producing the protein MNDRVALRAGIPPFYVMDVWLAAAERQRTHGDLVNLSAGQPKAGAPEPVRAAAMAALQANQLGYTVALGIPELREAIAGSYADRYGIDVSLDDVVLTTGSSGGFLLAFLACFDVGDRVAIASPGYPCYRNILSALGCEVVEIACGPETRFQPTAQMLAELDPPVQGVIVASPANPTGTVIDPSELAAIATWCDQTGVRLISDEVYHGLVYPGAPPTSCAWQTSRNAIVANSFSKYFAMTGWRLGWLLVPAELRRAVDCLTGNFTICPPVLPQYAAVAAFTPEAIAEAQGHLNQYALNRETLLSGLRQIGITRLAPTDGAFYVYADVSDFTSDSLRFCEKLLADTGLAIAPGVDFDTVSGNSFVRLSFAGPATDIDEALRRLGPWLAG
- a CDS encoding MerR family transcriptional regulator, whose product is MRSQLTIGEFATVTHLSVRTLRRYHEAGLLEPASVDSISGYRYYSPEQIPTAQVIHQLRRLDLPLAEVRSILSTDDPQERAEVIAGHLQRLEAELTRTQAAVVSLRRLLRPDPAEVHVELRSVPARTVAAITDQVRVGDSLRWYDAAMAELDEAFPPGERTGPPGGHYANALFTHGAGAMTVFRSVHTPRRSGRIDVVELPAADLAVAVHPGSHDDIDVTYGRLGAWVVSHALAVDGPIHETYAVGPRDTEDSTSWRTEIGWPVFQLAPAPG
- a CDS encoding patatin-like phospholipase family protein gives rise to the protein MKSTAVNLPRPIGYVLGGGGSLGAVQVGMLQALSERDIDPDLVAGTSVGSINGAVLASDPVGAAHRLSHAWARMTREEVFPGGLIAQALLLQRVKTHLFPNTGLAAVIADFLGPTTDFADLVLPFAAVTVDVATAQPYVLQEGPLLPALLASAAIPGIYPPVDHAGHRLYDGGVVANVPMRQAVAMGARSLVVLDCFFPGQLPSSTDTIADIILYTALVTMHSQSVSEATLLAESMPVVYLPGPAPRLVSPLDFTHTAELIEDAYLSARRFLDELRVDGPGLYRQPLPEKGALA